A window of Tripterygium wilfordii isolate XIE 37 chromosome 7, ASM1340144v1, whole genome shotgun sequence contains these coding sequences:
- the LOC120001668 gene encoding basic leucine zipper 23-like: MEDGELDFSNQEVFSSPNVGEIPSSCSMDSFFDELLKDTHACTHTHTCNPPGPDYSHTHTCFHVHTKILPAASEDKVSTDDTAESEEKKSKKRPLGNREAVRKYREKKKARTASLEDEVVKLRALNQQLLKRLQGQTALEAEIARLKCLLVDIRGRIEGEIGSFPYQKSANMNLANPNMPGAYVMHPCNMQCGDQMYCLHPGMEGKSGEGTSMIGQGYNGCEFENLQCIANQNSENKELSGCGLGSVGTNANSTGTNKRKGWARAATAN, encoded by the exons ATGGAGGACGGGGAGCTCGATTTCTCAAACCAAGAAGTATTTTCCAGCCCAAACGTGGGGGAGATTCCAAGCAGTTGCTCTATGGACAGTTTTTTCGATGAACTTCTCAAGGACACTCATGCTTGCACTCATACACACACTTGCAATCCACCCGGCCCAGATTACTCACATACACATACTTGTTTTCATGTGCATACCAAAATACTGCCTGCAGCATCTGAGGATAAGGTTTCAACTGACGACACTGCTGAATCGGAAGAGAAGAAGTCAAAGAAACGACCATTGGGGAATCGTGAGGCAGTTCGCAAGTAtagggaaaagaagaaagctagaACAGCATCTTTGGAGGATGAGGTTGTAAAGTTGAGGGCTTTGAACCAGCAATTGCTGAAAAGGTTGCAAGGGCAGACAGCATTGGAGGCAGAGATTGCGAGGCTTAAATGTTTGCTTGTGGATATCCGGGGGAGGATTGAAGGGGAGATTGGATCTTTTCCCTACCAGAAATCTGCTAATATGAATTTGGCTAATCCAAATATGCCTGGTGCATATGTGATGCATCCATGCAACATGCAGTGTGGTGATCAAATGTATTGCCTTCATCCAGGAATGGAAGGCAAAAGTGGAGAGGGTACATCAATGATTGGGCAAGGATACAATGGttgtgaatttgagaatttGCAGTGCATTGCAAACCAGAATTCAGAAAACAAAGAGCTGTCTGGTTGTGGTCTTGGGAGTGTAGGTACCAATGCCAATTCTACTGGGACCAACAAAAGGAAAG GATGGGCTCGTGCTGCAACCGCAAATTGA
- the LOC120001669 gene encoding ubiquitin-conjugating enzyme E2-17 kDa-like produces MDFRNLCSAHFMSLERINGRLFPGISSCCIIYILHHFSILQGVDKQIQHSHHLWFFHLEELSTKRSISQSGSMASKRILKELRELQKDPPTSCSAGPVAEDMFHWQATIIGPNDSPYAGGVFVVNIHFPPDYPFKPPKVAFRTKVFHPNINHNGNICLDILKEQWSPALTISKVLLSICSLLTDPNPDDPLVPEIAHTCKTDKVKYESTARSWTQKYAMG; encoded by the exons ATGGATTTCAGGAATCTATGCTCTGCCCACTTCATGAGTCTGGAAAGAATCAATGGACGTCTATTTCCCGGAATCTCCAGTTgctgcattatatatatactccaccATTTCTCCATTCTGCAAGGTGTGGATAAACAAATTCAACATTCACACCATTTGTGGTTTTTTCATCTCGAAGAATTATCGACGAAGAGGAGCATTTCTCAAAGTGGCTCGATGGCATCGAAGAGGATATTGAAGGAGCTGAGGGAGTTGCAGAAAGATCCACCTACTTCATGCAGTGCAG GTCCTGTAGCAGAAGATATGTTTCATTGGCAAGCAACCATCATAGGACCAAATGATAGCCCCTATGCAGGTGGTGTCTTTGTTGTGAACATCCATTTTCCTCCCGACTATCCTTTCAAACCTCCAAAG GTTGCTTTCAGGACGAAAGTATTCCATCCAAACATAAACCACAACGGGAACATATGCTTGGACATACTCAAGGAACAGTGGAGTCCTGCACTCACCATATCCAaa GTGTTACTCTCTATATGTTCACTGCTTACAGACCCTAACCCAGATGATCCACTGGTTCCTGAAATTGCACATACCTGCAAGACTGACAAAGTTAAGTACGAGTCAACTGCTCGGTCCTGGACCCAAAAGTACGCGATGGGCTGA
- the LOC120001670 gene encoding rac-like GTP-binding protein 5 produces MSASRFIKCVTVGDGAVGKTCMLISYTSNTFPTDYVPTVFDNFSANVVVDGNTINLGLWDTAGQEDYNRLRPLSYRGADVFLLAFSLISKPSYENVAKKWIPELRHYAPGVPIILVGTKLDLRDDVQFFIDHPGAVPITTGQGEELRKLIEAPVYIECSSKTQQNVKAVFDAAIKVVLQPPKQKKKKKRKAQKACSIL; encoded by the exons atgaGCGCTTCAAGGTTCATAAAGTGCGTTACCGTGGGTGATGGTGCTGTTGGCAAGACTTGCATGCTCATTTCATACACCAGTAACACTTTCCCTacg GATTATGTGCCAACTGTGTTTGACAACTTCAGTGCAAATGTGGTGGTGGATGGGAATACCATTAATCTAGGACTATGGGACACTGCCG GCCAGGAAGATTATAATAGATTGCGCCCCTTGAGCTACCGTGGGGCAGATGTTTTCTTGCTTGCGTTTTCTCTCATTAGCAAACCTAGCTATGAAAATGTTGCAAAAAAA TGGATTCCAGAATTAAGGCATTATGCGCCTGGTGTTCCAATTATTCTTGTTGGAACAAAGCTTG ATCTTCGGGATGACGTACAATTTTTTATAGACCACCCTGGTGCAGTTCCCATAACCACAGGCCAG GGTGAGGAACTTCGAAAGCTGATTGAAGCTCCTGTTTACATTGAATGTAGCTCAAAAACCCAGCAG AATGTGAAAGCCGTTTTTGATGCGGCCATTAAGGTAGTTCTCCAGCCACCaaagcagaagaagaaaaagaagagaaaggcaCAAAAGGCCTGCTCTATCTTGTAG